A stretch of Candidatus Binatia bacterium DNA encodes these proteins:
- a CDS encoding glycosyltransferase family 39 protein: MEDRASSQDRRGYAAWRLAVAILVAGGVAARLSNGWSFPVLGSYDAFSHFTYIWYLAQTWQVPVASQGWSYFHPPLYYALMAAIWRAAAALDPVTRLQIGKLLVAALGLLHPWLAWKVLRPRFSAAIATCGALLPLLAPVFLYSAGFLGNEGLGAVLCSLSFFALLAVLARPTPLRASLLGILVGLALLTKFSSIAVAVAVFATLAFRMLVRPEPSGIRRALAIAITLAALISGSWYARNVRLYGNPFQLARGITFFTTYVEENQPQAARGLADYLTFDPLIFWRPAWPRGQTPTGDPSPYGLERSMRESVWTGLYANTWFDGFGGWVLPPVTMSEAARRAGQILLVLGLAPTTLVIMGAFSGLASLRRKGWDDATVAFGSATAAMFALFVYGTHEAPIAAAVKATYLTPLALAFAFWFASGLDMVARRAARALPAVFTLCAALATVSLVVFWQGFVFTPGSWTSDIPHYDDGIRNELGVVYWSGGRDDRARELFTQSAASGYPLALENLALMDADAGHLRQAGRRLKKAEQNVAAGLDAGPIEHDRLVARTTAELGHSMALVLHRLGRVENAERMWRHVVGIMPDDAEAMFCVGLSRLERNYAAATTPEARSLALSEARITFADVRRIDPGFIPGWQAAALVETLAGNCAAARDLAKQAHASCWTPRHFPAEAGNGAGLAASIGRRRILEVPALPACEDSPASTPVSTPASTPASTPASTPASKG, from the coding sequence ATGGAAGATCGCGCATCATCGCAGGACCGCCGCGGCTACGCGGCCTGGCGCCTTGCGGTCGCGATCCTCGTCGCCGGCGGCGTGGCGGCCAGGCTCTCCAACGGCTGGAGCTTCCCTGTCCTTGGAAGCTACGATGCGTTCAGCCACTTCACGTACATCTGGTACCTCGCCCAGACCTGGCAGGTGCCGGTGGCCTCCCAGGGCTGGTCGTATTTTCATCCGCCACTGTACTACGCGCTGATGGCCGCCATCTGGCGGGCGGCCGCCGCGCTCGACCCGGTGACGAGGCTGCAGATCGGAAAGCTGCTCGTTGCCGCGCTCGGCCTGCTGCATCCGTGGCTTGCGTGGAAGGTCCTGCGTCCGCGGTTTTCCGCCGCGATCGCCACCTGTGGTGCGCTGCTCCCGCTGCTGGCGCCGGTGTTCCTCTACAGCGCGGGATTCCTCGGCAACGAAGGGCTCGGAGCCGTGCTCTGCTCCCTCAGTTTCTTCGCGCTGCTGGCCGTGCTCGCGCGGCCGACGCCGCTGCGTGCATCGCTGCTCGGGATTCTCGTCGGCCTGGCGCTGCTGACAAAATTCTCGTCGATCGCCGTCGCCGTTGCCGTTTTCGCGACGCTGGCGTTTCGCATGCTCGTGCGGCCGGAGCCCTCGGGGATACGACGCGCCCTCGCGATCGCGATCACGCTGGCCGCGCTGATCAGCGGCTCCTGGTATGCACGCAACGTCCGGCTTTACGGCAATCCGTTCCAGCTCGCGCGCGGGATCACGTTCTTCACGACGTACGTCGAGGAGAACCAGCCCCAGGCTGCACGAGGGCTGGCCGACTACCTGACGTTCGATCCGCTGATCTTCTGGAGACCGGCCTGGCCGCGCGGCCAGACGCCGACGGGAGATCCGTCGCCATACGGCCTGGAGCGCTCGATGCGCGAATCGGTGTGGACCGGTCTTTACGCCAACACCTGGTTCGACGGGTTCGGGGGCTGGGTGCTGCCGCCTGTGACAATGAGCGAGGCTGCGCGAAGGGCGGGACAGATCCTGCTCGTTCTCGGGCTCGCGCCCACCACGCTCGTCATCATGGGCGCATTCTCCGGCCTGGCTTCGCTGAGGCGCAAAGGCTGGGACGACGCGACGGTTGCGTTCGGCTCGGCGACTGCCGCGATGTTCGCACTGTTCGTGTACGGCACGCACGAGGCGCCCATTGCCGCCGCCGTCAAGGCTACGTACCTGACTCCTCTGGCGCTCGCGTTCGCGTTCTGGTTCGCATCGGGACTCGACATGGTGGCGCGTCGCGCTGCGCGGGCGCTTCCCGCGGTGTTCACGCTCTGCGCGGCGCTCGCGACGGTAAGCCTCGTCGTCTTCTGGCAGGGGTTCGTCTTCACTCCCGGAAGCTGGACCAGCGACATTCCCCACTACGACGACGGCATCCGCAATGAGCTCGGAGTCGTGTACTGGTCCGGTGGACGCGACGATCGTGCGCGCGAGCTTTTCACGCAGTCGGCTGCTTCCGGTTATCCGCTTGCGCTCGAAAATCTCGCGTTGATGGACGCCGATGCGGGGCATCTCCGTCAAGCCGGCCGCCGGCTCAAAAAGGCCGAACAGAATGTTGCCGCCGGCCTGGACGCAGGGCCGATCGAACACGACCGGCTCGTCGCCCGCACTACTGCCGAGCTGGGGCATTCGATGGCGCTGGTCCTGCACCGTCTCGGCCGCGTCGAGAATGCTGAGCGGATGTGGCGCCACGTCGTCGGCATCATGCCGGATGATGCGGAGGCGATGTTCTGCGTCGGCCTCTCCCGCCTCGAGCGCAACTACGCTGCGGCGACGACGCCCGAGGCGCGCAGTCTCGCGCTCTCCGAAGCGCGCATCACGTTCGCCGACGTGCGACGCATCGACCCCGGCTTCATCCCCGGCTGGCAGGCGGCTGCGCTGGTCGAAACGCTGGCCGGCAACTGCGCCGCCGCGCGCGACCTCGCGAAGCAGGCGCATGCGTCGTGCTGGACCCCGCGGCATTTCCCGGCCGAAGCGGGAAACGGTGCGGGCCTGGCGGCATCGATCGGTCGCCGAAGGATTCTCGAGGTGCCGGCGCTTCCCGCTTGCGAGGATTCGCCCGCGTCGACGCCCGTATCAACGCCCGCGTCAACGCCCGCGTCAACGCCCGCGTCGACGCCCGCGTCAAAAGGATGA
- the glsA gene encoding glutaminase A — protein sequence MPETATRKTISESPDQTDHPLATYLDELYDRHAGCTAGEVASYIPELAKADPAGFGIAIATTDGRVYTVGNTDKPFSIQSISKPFAYALALQDNGLDGVLEKVGLVPTGNGSDRISLFQESGRPFNPMINAGAIAATSLIRDEAGKPRVTRILDLMSRCAGRPLQIDESMVASERHSGIGNFAIDYMLRNSGIIGSVLEPVLECYSQQCSTLVTCRDLAVMAATLAGGGICPTTHESVLDPNIVSNVLGVMATCGMYDYAGEWVARAGMPSKSGIGGGVIGVLPGQVGIAVYSPPLDTRGNSVRGVRVFHDLSEDFGLHLFQATRSGKSLVRRRYDASSVSSKRMRRSLESKALSEHGQRIVVFELQGELTLFSIERVIRDILALPPNSDWLVFDFKRIATADWPALDLWMSFWERNRQRFREVIITGLDADAGLQQYFSAALARKPAALLLAMEEADTALELCEDQLLYDIRVSAPGGIPVSLENFDLCEGLDDVSIAVLRSVLKTRRFKAGDSIVAIGDPADSLFFLASGQVSVTIGLAGGGTRRLTTCTPGMIFGEMAILERRPRSAVVRADTPVECWELAIRDFEHLTGTHPDLKVKLLENFARSLSIRVRRLTDEVRTLSE from the coding sequence GTGCCCGAGACCGCCACCAGAAAGACGATCAGCGAGTCCCCGGACCAGACCGATCATCCGCTGGCGACGTATCTCGACGAGCTGTACGACCGCCACGCGGGCTGCACCGCCGGCGAGGTCGCAAGCTACATCCCCGAGCTTGCCAAGGCGGATCCGGCCGGCTTCGGCATTGCGATCGCGACGACCGACGGCCGCGTCTACACGGTCGGTAACACCGACAAGCCGTTCTCGATCCAGTCGATTTCCAAGCCGTTCGCCTACGCTCTGGCGCTCCAGGACAACGGCCTGGACGGCGTGCTGGAGAAGGTAGGCCTCGTCCCTACCGGCAACGGGTCCGACCGCATCAGCCTGTTCCAGGAGAGCGGCCGTCCCTTCAACCCGATGATCAATGCCGGCGCGATCGCCGCGACCAGCCTGATCCGCGACGAGGCGGGCAAGCCCCGCGTCACGCGCATCCTCGACCTGATGTCGCGCTGCGCCGGCCGTCCACTCCAGATCGACGAGTCGATGGTCGCCTCCGAGAGGCACAGCGGCATCGGCAACTTCGCGATCGACTACATGCTGCGCAACTCCGGCATCATCGGCTCGGTGCTCGAGCCGGTGCTCGAGTGCTACTCGCAGCAGTGCTCGACGCTCGTGACCTGCCGCGACCTGGCGGTGATGGCCGCGACCCTGGCCGGCGGCGGCATCTGTCCTACGACGCACGAGAGCGTGCTCGATCCGAACATCGTCTCCAACGTGCTCGGCGTGATGGCCACCTGCGGCATGTACGACTACGCCGGCGAATGGGTCGCGCGCGCAGGGATGCCTTCCAAGAGCGGCATCGGCGGCGGCGTGATCGGCGTACTTCCGGGCCAGGTGGGCATCGCGGTCTATTCGCCGCCGCTGGACACGCGCGGCAACAGCGTGCGCGGCGTTCGCGTCTTCCACGATCTTTCCGAGGATTTCGGGCTGCACCTGTTCCAGGCGACGCGCTCGGGCAAATCGCTGGTGAGACGGCGCTACGACGCTTCGAGCGTCAGCTCCAAGCGCATGCGGCGCTCGCTCGAGAGCAAGGCGCTTTCCGAGCACGGCCAGAGGATCGTCGTCTTCGAGCTGCAGGGCGAGCTGACGCTGTTTTCGATCGAGCGCGTCATCCGCGACATCCTGGCGCTGCCGCCGAATTCGGACTGGCTCGTTTTCGACTTCAAGCGCATCGCGACGGCCGACTGGCCGGCCCTCGACCTCTGGATGTCGTTCTGGGAGCGCAACCGCCAGAGGTTCCGCGAAGTGATCATTACCGGCCTCGATGCCGATGCGGGGCTGCAGCAGTACTTCTCGGCAGCGCTGGCACGAAAACCGGCCGCGCTGCTTCTGGCAATGGAAGAGGCCGACACCGCGCTGGAACTCTGCGAAGACCAGCTGCTTTACGACATCCGCGTCTCGGCGCCCGGCGGCATCCCCGTTTCCCTCGAGAATTTCGATCTCTGCGAGGGCCTCGACGACGTCAGCATCGCGGTGCTGCGCAGCGTGCTCAAGACGCGGCGTTTCAAGGCGGGGGACTCGATCGTCGCGATCGGCGATCCGGCCGACTCGCTGTTCTTCCTGGCCAGCGGCCAGGTCAGCGTCACGATTGGCCTTGCCGGCGGCGGCACGCGACGCCTGACCACGTGCACTCCGGGCATGATCTTCGGCGAGATGGCGATCCTCGAGAGACGGCCGCGCTCCGCGGTCGTGCGCGCCGATACGCCCGTCGAGTGCTGGGAGCTGGCAATCCGCGATTTCGAGCACCTGACCGGCACCCATCCCGACCTCAAGGTCAAGCTGCTCGAAAACTTCGCGCGCAGCCTTTCGATCCGCGTTCGCCGACTGACCGACGAGGTGCGGACACTGAGCGAATAA
- a CDS encoding ATP-binding protein, with translation MPSYREPTREDLAPLLLRRFQLINTPILMGTAAFAVMHVWFREPQLALLLALKVLQATASAGGLRIATRHPSRSTIIAALVTLAVTIHLVTALTGVIIGNVHTNTVLLVATTLATASFIPWGAGAQALVVCSAMGAALLPVFGTEVYHDVWYDLVAMVVTFAISIYIASEVERDTLSEYRASAASRALAESRADFEGVFRSSNVLLALLDLTHDDFIYADVNPALANLFGWTVETMRGRTGRESGFNEEEVREWREVLSRCAEQGSIQVPEYCLRLVRPERWYHISFSAIRGEQGSAHRFCGVGVDITDRRQASEAAQRLNLDLEAQVRERTAMLEAANKDLESFAYSVSHDLRTPLRTIEGFAALLDDDHGSELSPKARAQLERIRGASRHMSRLIDDMLMLSRASRSELRREPVDVTMLVRGLVAEHRSSVPGRDVSVEVESGLFANADPQLLRIVWNNLVGNAWKYTGQRSNAHIQVGSEIHDGESAFFVRDNGCGFDMRFVGKLFQPFQRLHAAEEYEGTGVGLATVARIVRRHGGKVWAESEIDRGATFRFSLGDTAAVNAS, from the coding sequence GTGCCGTCCTACCGCGAGCCCACTCGCGAGGACCTGGCGCCGCTGCTGCTGCGTCGCTTCCAGCTGATCAATACGCCGATCCTCATGGGCACCGCGGCCTTCGCGGTAATGCACGTCTGGTTCCGCGAGCCGCAGCTTGCGCTACTGCTCGCACTGAAGGTGCTGCAGGCTACGGCATCGGCTGGAGGCCTGCGGATCGCGACGAGGCATCCGTCGCGCTCCACGATCATCGCTGCGCTCGTGACGCTCGCGGTCACGATCCATCTCGTCACCGCGCTGACCGGCGTCATCATCGGCAACGTCCACACCAACACGGTGCTGCTCGTCGCGACGACGCTGGCCACAGCCAGTTTCATCCCGTGGGGCGCGGGTGCCCAGGCCCTCGTGGTCTGCAGCGCGATGGGTGCCGCTTTGTTGCCGGTGTTCGGCACCGAGGTCTACCATGACGTGTGGTACGACCTGGTCGCGATGGTCGTCACCTTCGCGATCTCGATCTACATCGCTTCGGAAGTCGAGAGGGACACGCTCTCGGAATACCGCGCGAGCGCGGCAAGCCGGGCGCTTGCCGAGAGCCGGGCGGATTTCGAGGGTGTCTTCCGCTCGTCCAACGTCCTGCTCGCCCTGCTCGACCTCACCCACGACGATTTCATCTACGCCGACGTCAATCCCGCGCTGGCAAACCTGTTCGGCTGGACTGTCGAAACCATGCGTGGCCGCACCGGGCGCGAGAGCGGCTTCAACGAGGAAGAGGTGCGCGAATGGAGGGAGGTCCTTTCGCGCTGCGCCGAGCAGGGATCGATCCAGGTTCCCGAATATTGCCTCCGGCTGGTGCGGCCCGAGCGCTGGTACCACATCAGCTTCTCGGCCATCCGCGGCGAACAGGGCAGTGCGCATCGGTTCTGCGGGGTGGGCGTGGACATCACCGACCGGCGCCAGGCGTCGGAGGCCGCGCAGCGCCTGAATCTTGACCTCGAGGCGCAGGTGCGCGAAAGAACGGCGATGCTCGAGGCCGCCAACAAGGATCTCGAGTCGTTCGCGTACTCGGTTTCCCACGACCTTCGCACGCCGCTTCGAACGATCGAGGGTTTTGCGGCACTGCTCGATGACGATCACGGCTCGGAGCTCTCGCCGAAGGCCCGTGCCCAGCTCGAGCGCATCCGCGGCGCCAGCCGCCACATGTCGCGCCTGATCGACGACATGCTGATGCTCTCGCGCGCGTCGCGCTCCGAGCTGCGGCGCGAGCCGGTCGACGTGACGATGCTGGTGCGCGGCCTCGTCGCGGAGCACCGCAGCTCCGTCCCCGGCCGCGACGTCAGCGTCGAAGTCGAAAGCGGTCTTTTCGCCAACGCCGACCCCCAGTTGCTGCGCATCGTGTGGAACAACCTCGTCGGCAACGCGTGGAAGTACACGGGCCAGCGCAGCAACGCGCACATCCAGGTCGGGAGCGAGATCCACGACGGCGAATCGGCGTTCTTCGTCCGCGACAACGGCTGCGGCTTCGACATGCGCTTCGTCGGAAAGCTGTTCCAGCCGTTCCAGCGGCTTCACGCCGCGGAAGAATACGAGGGGACGGGCGTCGGCCTTGCGACGGTCGCTCGCATCGTGCGCCGGCACGGTGGTAAGGTGTGGGCAGAAAGCGAGATCGACCGCGGCGCGACGTTTCGCTTCTCGCTCGGAGACACGGCGGCGGTCAACGCATCGTAG
- the clcA gene encoding H(+)/Cl(-) exchange transporter ClcA, with protein MTISSHTDLSTAETERVSSELRRELGDALRAHEQRRRQLPRSIVVGFIVGLVAVAFRESLLRAESLRGFLAGEARVHPLWAPALALLLGGAGAAFAVFLVRRVAPEASGSGIPHVKAVIHGTRQMRRRVLPVKFLGGIAGIGGGLVMGREGPTIQMGASVGYMVSGWFSCTTREKRTLIAAGAGAGLAAAFNAPLAGLVFVLEELQRDFSPAVFTATLVASVVADVTTRSLLGQLPVFHVASDAIPALTSVPIALVVGTVAALLGVAFNRSLVASLDLFARLSRWKPWTIGAVVGIAVAAVGLVLPIALGGGDPLVERILAGNIPIATLSTLFVVRFILTMLSYGCGAPGGIFAPLLMLGSAIGLAIGQAFAAWFPTAMEHPESFAVVGMAAYFAAIVRAPLTGVVLMVEMTGNYGLVLPLLAASLAAYGIADFLKDRPVYEALLERDIVRGQESDSASGTLLVDLSIAPGSAFDGAAVGSLALAPGCIVVLLRRGSSEEVPVATTRLAAGDQITVIVAATAADAVPDLHRRAAAAAA; from the coding sequence ATGACGATTTCCTCGCACACGGACCTTTCCACCGCGGAGACGGAAAGGGTCTCCAGCGAGCTGCGTCGCGAGCTTGGTGATGCGCTGCGCGCACACGAGCAGAGGCGCCGCCAGCTTCCGCGCTCGATCGTCGTCGGGTTCATCGTCGGCCTGGTCGCGGTAGCATTTCGCGAGTCGCTGCTGCGCGCCGAATCGCTGCGCGGGTTCCTCGCGGGAGAGGCTCGCGTCCACCCGCTGTGGGCGCCGGCGCTCGCGCTGCTCCTTGGCGGCGCCGGGGCCGCCTTCGCGGTCTTTCTCGTTCGTCGAGTCGCGCCGGAAGCCTCGGGCAGCGGGATTCCCCACGTCAAGGCCGTGATCCACGGGACGCGCCAGATGCGGCGCCGGGTGCTGCCGGTCAAGTTCCTCGGCGGCATCGCGGGCATCGGCGGCGGCCTCGTGATGGGCCGCGAAGGCCCGACGATTCAGATGGGCGCTTCGGTCGGGTACATGGTGAGCGGCTGGTTCTCGTGCACGACGCGCGAGAAGCGCACGCTGATCGCCGCCGGCGCCGGGGCGGGGCTGGCCGCTGCGTTCAACGCACCGCTGGCCGGGCTCGTCTTCGTGCTCGAGGAGCTGCAGCGCGATTTCTCACCGGCGGTCTTCACCGCGACGCTGGTCGCATCGGTCGTCGCCGACGTCACCACCCGCTCGCTGCTCGGCCAGCTTCCGGTCTTTCACGTGGCATCCGACGCGATTCCTGCGCTGACGTCGGTGCCGATCGCTCTCGTGGTCGGCACCGTGGCTGCGTTGCTGGGCGTCGCGTTCAATCGTTCGCTCGTCGCAAGCCTCGACCTCTTCGCCCGACTGAGCCGCTGGAAGCCGTGGACGATCGGTGCGGTCGTCGGGATCGCCGTGGCGGCCGTGGGCCTCGTCCTGCCGATTGCGCTCGGCGGCGGAGATCCTCTCGTCGAACGGATTCTCGCCGGCAACATCCCGATCGCCACGCTGTCGACGCTTTTCGTCGTGCGCTTCATCCTGACCATGCTGAGCTACGGCTGTGGCGCGCCGGGCGGCATCTTCGCGCCGCTGCTGATGCTCGGCTCCGCCATCGGGCTCGCCATCGGCCAGGCTTTCGCCGCGTGGTTTCCCACTGCGATGGAACACCCGGAATCGTTCGCCGTCGTGGGGATGGCTGCCTATTTCGCCGCGATCGTGCGCGCTCCGCTGACCGGCGTCGTGCTGATGGTGGAGATGACCGGCAACTACGGCCTCGTCCTTCCCCTGCTTGCCGCCAGCCTGGCAGCGTACGGTATCGCCGATTTTCTCAAGGATCGCCCGGTCTACGAGGCGCTGCTCGAGCGCGATATCGTGCGCGGCCAGGAGAGCGACAGCGCTTCGGGCACGCTTCTCGTCGACCTCTCCATCGCACCCGGCTCGGCGTTCGACGGAGCCGCCGTCGGTTCGCTGGCACTTGCGCCCGGCTGCATCGTCGTCCTGCTGCGACGTGGCTCGTCGGAAGAGGTGCCCGTCGCGACGACGCGGCTTGCAGCGGGCGACCAGATCACCGTCATCGTCGCTGCGACGGCGGCCGATGCGGTACCCGACCTGCACCGGCGCGCGGCCGCCGCAGCCGCGTAG
- a CDS encoding M90 family metallopeptidase: protein MLKLLRERSRRRLRALPADPAWDAILERRFVLYRRLAAVDRDELLAHSRVLVHEKRFEGCGGLDLTDEVRVLIAAQASLLLLHRDSDYYPRLMSILVYPDAYVVPVEYDAGGGMVLSENVDHIGESWETGSLIVSWNDVLAGASGRDHGCNVVLHEFAHQVDAETGGTDGTPRIDDPELRERWQKVFEREYERLCEMADRRRRTFIDEYGAEHPSEFFAVATEHFFMEPRTFAKRHPELYRVLAEFWRQDPAAYARSG from the coding sequence GTGCTGAAGCTGCTGCGCGAGCGAAGCCGCCGCAGGCTTCGCGCCCTTCCGGCCGACCCCGCGTGGGACGCCATCCTCGAGCGCCGTTTCGTGCTCTATCGCCGCCTCGCGGCGGTCGACCGCGACGAGCTTCTTGCGCACTCGCGCGTGCTCGTTCACGAGAAACGTTTCGAAGGCTGCGGAGGCCTCGACTTGACCGACGAAGTGCGCGTGCTGATCGCGGCCCAGGCCTCGCTGCTGCTGCTGCATCGCGACAGCGACTACTATCCGCGCCTGATGAGCATTCTCGTCTATCCCGACGCCTACGTCGTGCCGGTCGAGTACGATGCCGGGGGAGGGATGGTGCTCAGCGAGAACGTCGATCACATCGGCGAGAGCTGGGAGACCGGCAGCCTGATCGTTTCCTGGAACGACGTGCTCGCCGGCGCGTCGGGACGCGATCACGGCTGCAACGTCGTGCTGCACGAATTCGCCCACCAGGTGGACGCCGAAACCGGTGGCACCGACGGCACCCCGCGCATCGACGACCCGGAGCTGCGCGAGCGCTGGCAGAAGGTATTCGAGCGCGAATACGAGCGCCTCTGCGAAATGGCCGACCGCCGCCGCCGCACCTTCATCGACGAATACGGCGCCGAACATCCTTCCGAATTCTTTGCGGTCGCCACCGAGCACTTCTTCATGGAGCCGCGCACGTTCGCGAAGCGCCATCCCGAGCTGTACCGCGTGCTCGCGGAATTCTGGCGCCAGGACCCCGCGGCGTACGCTCGCAGCGGCTGA
- the pyrF gene encoding orotidine-5'-phosphate decarboxylase, translating into MRSAGLRERARERLIFALDVSTAREAGSLVRALRDSVGMFKIGKQLFLREGPRVISYIRERGGEVFLDLKFHDIPQTVARASVEATRLGVAMFNVHASGSTPMMREAVRQVRRACRTEHLRRPRMLAVTVLTSLSASDLTTIGVTAAVEDQVLRLALLAMESGMDGVVASPHEIRVIREACGPRFLIVTPGIRRENDDTGDQSRVTGPAEAVAAGADYVVVGRPIREAADPRGEAELIIDEIAEALLHRRRI; encoded by the coding sequence GTGCGTTCGGCTGGGCTGCGCGAGCGCGCACGGGAGCGCCTGATCTTCGCGCTCGACGTCTCGACGGCGCGCGAAGCCGGATCGCTGGTGCGCGCGCTGCGCGACAGCGTCGGCATGTTCAAGATCGGCAAGCAGCTTTTTCTTCGCGAAGGCCCGCGCGTGATCTCGTACATTCGCGAGCGCGGCGGCGAGGTCTTCCTCGACCTCAAGTTCCACGACATCCCGCAGACCGTCGCGCGCGCGTCGGTCGAGGCGACACGGCTCGGCGTCGCGATGTTCAACGTGCACGCTTCCGGCAGCACGCCGATGATGCGCGAGGCCGTGCGCCAGGTGCGCCGCGCTTGCCGCACCGAGCACCTGCGCCGTCCTCGCATGCTCGCCGTCACGGTGCTGACGAGCCTTTCGGCCAGCGATCTTACGACGATCGGCGTGACGGCCGCGGTCGAGGACCAGGTGCTGCGCCTGGCGCTGTTGGCGATGGAGTCCGGAATGGACGGCGTCGTCGCTTCCCCGCACGAGATCCGCGTGATCCGCGAGGCCTGCGGACCGCGCTTCCTCATCGTGACGCCCGGCATTCGTCGTGAGAACGACGACACCGGTGACCAGAGCCGCGTCACGGGGCCTGCCGAAGCCGTGGCTGCCGGCGCCGACTACGTCGTCGTCGGCCGGCCGATCCGCGAAGCCGCCGACCCGCGCGGCGAGGCCGAGCTCATCATCGACGAAATCGCCGAGGCACTGCTGCACCGGCGGCGAATCTGA
- a CDS encoding proline--tRNA ligase, whose translation MRYSRLLIPTLKEDPADAEVASHRLMVRSGMIRQVARGIYDFLPLGRRTLAKVERIIREELDRVGCQEVMLPMVSPAELWQESGRWDFYGKELLRIKDRHDREFCLGPTHEEVMTDLVRRDVRSYRALPLNLYQIQTKFRDEIRPRFGLMRGREFVMKDGYSFHASREDTIREYGVMREAYSRIFRRCGLRFRAVEADTGNIGGSLSHEFQVLAETGEDTIVSCSQCDYAANVEKAEIRSAAEAAARRDQERAEVATPGARTIEEVSAFLGRPAEHFLKTLILVADERAVAVVVRGDDVLSETKLKSLLGATALRMAEAEEIERLTGAPQGFAGPVGMKLPLYADHRVAGSRGMVTGANRADTHVTGVSQQRDFPNVIFASLRAARAGDSCARCEGGVFEQHRGIEVGHIFYLGRKYSEKLRAIFLDTDGNEQVMEMGTYGIGVTRTMAAAVEQNHDDKGILWPVSIAPFEVLVVAVKWDDEAGRNAAIALERELEAAGIDVLVDDRDERAGVKFNDADLLGIPLRVTIGPRGLASGKLELKARGSATAEEIAVDGAAAAIVARIRAAHAELAA comes from the coding sequence ATGCGATATTCCCGCCTCCTCATTCCGACGCTGAAGGAAGACCCGGCCGACGCCGAGGTCGCGAGCCACCGCCTGATGGTGCGCTCGGGAATGATCCGCCAGGTCGCACGCGGCATTTACGATTTCCTGCCGCTCGGGCGCCGTACGCTGGCCAAGGTCGAACGCATCATCCGCGAAGAGCTCGACCGCGTCGGCTGCCAGGAAGTGATGCTGCCGATGGTCAGCCCTGCCGAGCTCTGGCAGGAAAGCGGCCGCTGGGATTTCTACGGCAAGGAGCTGCTGAGGATCAAGGACCGTCACGATCGCGAGTTCTGCCTCGGACCCACGCACGAGGAAGTGATGACCGACCTCGTGCGCCGCGACGTACGCTCGTACCGGGCACTGCCGCTGAATCTCTACCAGATCCAGACCAAGTTCCGTGACGAGATCCGTCCGCGTTTCGGCCTCATGCGCGGCCGCGAGTTCGTGATGAAGGACGGCTACTCGTTCCACGCCAGCCGCGAGGACACGATCCGCGAGTACGGCGTGATGCGCGAGGCGTATTCGCGGATCTTCCGCCGCTGCGGGCTGCGCTTTCGCGCCGTCGAGGCCGACACCGGCAACATCGGCGGCAGCCTCAGCCACGAATTCCAGGTGCTCGCCGAAACCGGCGAGGACACCATCGTGAGCTGCAGCCAGTGCGACTACGCGGCCAACGTCGAAAAGGCCGAGATCCGCAGCGCCGCCGAAGCTGCCGCGCGCCGCGACCAGGAACGTGCCGAGGTCGCGACCCCGGGGGCGCGCACCATCGAGGAAGTTTCGGCATTTCTCGGGCGGCCCGCCGAGCATTTCCTGAAGACACTGATCCTCGTCGCCGACGAGAGAGCGGTCGCGGTCGTCGTGCGCGGCGACGACGTACTGAGCGAGACCAAGCTGAAGAGCCTGCTCGGTGCGACGGCGCTCCGGATGGCCGAGGCCGAGGAGATCGAGCGCCTGACCGGTGCGCCCCAGGGTTTTGCCGGTCCGGTGGGGATGAAGCTGCCGCTGTACGCCGACCATCGCGTCGCCGGCTCCCGCGGCATGGTCACCGGCGCCAACCGCGCCGACACGCACGTCACCGGCGTCAGTCAGCAGCGCGACTTCCCGAACGTGATCTTCGCGAGCCTGAGGGCCGCTCGCGCGGGCGATTCCTGCGCGCGCTGCGAAGGCGGAGTCTTCGAGCAGCACCGCGGCATCGAGGTCGGCCACATTTTCTACCTCGGTCGCAAGTATTCGGAGAAGCTGCGCGCGATCTTCCTCGACACCGACGGCAACGAGCAGGTCATGGAGATGGGCACCTACGGCATCGGCGTCACGCGCACGATGGCCGCCGCCGTCGAGCAGAACCACGACGACAAGGGGATCCTCTGGCCGGTGTCGATCGCACCGTTCGAGGTGCTCGTCGTCGCCGTCAAATGGGACGACGAGGCGGGACGAAATGCCGCGATTGCGCTCGAGCGGGAGCTCGAGGCGGCCGGCATCGACGTGCTCGTCGACGACCGTGACGAGCGCGCCGGCGTCAAGTTCAACGACGCCGATCTGCTCGGTATTCCGCTGCGCGTGACGATCGGCCCTCGCGGCCTGGCCTCCGGCAAACTCGAGCTGAAGGCGCGCGGCAGCGCGACGGCCGAGGAGATTGCGGTGGACGGTGCGGCCGCCGCGATCGTTGCGCGCATCCGCGCCGCGCACGCGGAGCTTGCCGCGTGA